A genomic segment from Thermincola ferriacetica encodes:
- a CDS encoding 4Fe-4S binding protein, whose translation MAYKLNTYQGEKGTVTVYTSLCKGCGLCIQKCPKECLKWSNHLGIYGTPSVEPDMEICIACGTCQNVCPDCAISVQRNK comes from the coding sequence GTGGCATATAAATTAAATACTTATCAGGGAGAAAAAGGTACAGTTACTGTCTATACAAGTTTATGCAAAGGATGCGGGCTTTGTATTCAAAAATGCCCAAAGGAATGCCTTAAATGGTCTAATCACTTAGGTATTTATGGAACTCCTTCCGTTGAACCTGATATGGAAATATGCATAGCTTGCGGTACCTGTCAAAATGTATGCCCTGATTGTGCAATTTCTGTCCAAAGGAATAAATAA